One window from the genome of Novipirellula caenicola encodes:
- the glmS gene encoding glutamine--fructose-6-phosphate transaminase (isomerizing) produces the protein MCGIVGYVGSENAGSFLVDGLRRLEYRGYDSAGVAILGGNTFSVTRSVGRIDALASQLGTVPPAGTLGLGHTRWATHGPATVENAHPHLGGDGEVALVHNGVIENFQVLKDELIAKGYQFASATDSEVIAHLVAEGLKNTPETPGQPNIRYLSAVQWAVSRLRGTYGLAIAFRDHPNFMIAARFGSPLVIGVGKGEYFVASDASPLVGRTDRIVYLADHQIAVLTPEGFSVLHRDQGKVRVDIRPLETDSGEASLEGFDHYMLKEIYEQPEALRNAMRGRLDEENATAVFGGLNLTPQQLRTVERIILTGCGTSWHSALVGEYLIEDLARIPVNVEYASELRYRNPPIENNTLVFGITQSGETADTLAALRETKRKGHRALAVCNVVGSSIAQAADGGVYLHAGPEIGVASTKAFTSQCCVLAMLALYFGRLRHLSFESGQSIIESLRQLPNAVQQALTCNEQVRDVAKKYQNASTVLYLGRQYNFPTALEGALKLKEISYIHAEGYPAAEMKHGPIALVDEETPSVFIIPRGTTYDKVMSNMEEVKARGGPVIALASEDDPQVQAVADDVIAVPQVAEFLQPIVNVVPLQLLSYHIALLRGCDVDKPRNLAKSVTVE, from the coding sequence ATGTGTGGAATTGTCGGTTACGTTGGAAGCGAAAACGCAGGTAGCTTCCTAGTCGACGGTTTGCGTCGACTGGAGTATCGCGGTTACGACAGTGCAGGTGTCGCAATTTTGGGCGGCAACACGTTTAGTGTGACTCGTTCGGTCGGACGGATCGATGCACTTGCCTCGCAATTGGGTACGGTGCCTCCGGCAGGCACGCTCGGTCTCGGACACACGCGTTGGGCGACGCACGGGCCGGCAACGGTCGAAAATGCTCACCCTCACTTGGGCGGCGACGGCGAAGTCGCGTTGGTTCACAACGGCGTGATCGAGAACTTTCAAGTTCTCAAGGACGAGTTGATCGCCAAGGGGTATCAGTTTGCCTCGGCCACCGACAGCGAAGTGATTGCTCATTTGGTCGCCGAGGGGCTAAAGAATACGCCGGAAACCCCAGGCCAACCCAACATTCGTTATCTCAGTGCGGTTCAGTGGGCCGTGTCGCGGCTTCGCGGCACCTATGGTTTGGCGATCGCGTTTCGCGACCATCCTAACTTTATGATCGCCGCCCGTTTCGGCAGCCCGCTGGTGATTGGCGTCGGCAAAGGCGAGTACTTTGTCGCTAGCGACGCGTCGCCGTTGGTGGGCCGCACGGACCGGATTGTCTATTTGGCGGATCACCAGATTGCCGTGCTGACGCCCGAAGGATTTTCGGTCCTGCACCGAGATCAAGGCAAAGTCCGTGTTGACATTCGTCCGCTGGAAACCGATTCGGGCGAGGCCTCGCTGGAAGGCTTTGACCACTACATGCTCAAGGAAATCTATGAGCAACCCGAGGCGCTTCGCAACGCGATGCGAGGCCGGTTGGACGAAGAGAACGCGACGGCTGTGTTTGGCGGTTTGAATTTGACGCCGCAGCAATTGCGCACCGTCGAACGCATTATTTTGACCGGCTGTGGAACCAGTTGGCACTCGGCGCTGGTGGGCGAATACTTGATCGAAGACCTCGCACGTATTCCGGTCAACGTCGAATACGCCAGCGAGTTGCGTTATCGAAACCCGCCCATCGAAAACAACACCTTGGTGTTTGGGATCACTCAAAGTGGTGAGACTGCTGATACGCTTGCAGCACTGCGAGAAACCAAACGAAAAGGTCACCGCGCGCTAGCGGTTTGTAACGTGGTCGGCAGTTCAATTGCCCAGGCGGCCGATGGCGGTGTTTACCTGCACGCCGGTCCTGAGATCGGAGTCGCTAGCACCAAGGCGTTCACGTCGCAGTGCTGTGTGTTGGCGATGTTGGCATTGTACTTTGGTCGACTGCGTCATCTCAGTTTCGAAAGCGGCCAATCGATTATCGAAAGTTTGCGTCAACTGCCCAACGCGGTCCAGCAAGCGTTGACGTGTAACGAACAAGTGCGTGATGTCGCCAAGAAGTATCAAAACGCATCGACGGTTTTGTATCTTGGTCGTCAATACAATTTCCCCACCGCTTTGGAAGGGGCGCTGAAGTTAAAAGAAATCAGCTACATTCACGCCGAAGGTTATCCTGCGGCAGAAATGAAGCATGGTCCAATCGCCCTTGTCGACGAAGAAACGCCGAGTGTGTTCATCATCCCTCGCGGTACGACGTACGACAAAGTGATGTCGAACATGGAAGAGGTCAAAGCTCGCGGCGGTCCCGTGATCGCGTTGGCAAGTGAGGATGATCCGCAAGTCCAAGCGGTCGCCGACGATGTGATTGCGGTGCCTCAAGTCGCCGAGTTTCTGCAACCGATTGTCAACGTTGTACCGTTGCAATTGTTGTCTTATCACATCGCGCTTTTGCGTGGATGTGACGTTGATAAACCGCGGAATTTGGCCAAAAGTGTGACGGTAGAGTAA